In one window of Escherichia coli DSM 30083 = JCM 1649 = ATCC 11775 DNA:
- the dnaC gene encoding DNA replication protein DnaC, producing the protein MKNVGDLMQRLQKMMPAHIKPAFKTGEELLAWQKEQGAIRSAALERENRAMKMQRTFNRSGIRPLHQNCSFENYRVECEGQMNALSKARQYVEEFDGNIASFIFSGKPGTGKNHLAAAICNELLLRGKSVLIITVADIMSAMKDTFRNSGTSEEQLLNDLSNVDLLVIDEIGVQTESKYEKVIINQIVDRRSSSKRPTGMLTNSNMEEMTKLLGERVMDRMRLGNSLWVIFNWDSYRSRVTGKEY; encoded by the coding sequence ATGAAAAACGTTGGCGACCTGATGCAACGCCTGCAAAAAATGATGCCTGCCCATATCAAACCCGCATTCAAAACGGGTGAAGAACTACTGGCCTGGCAAAAAGAACAAGGAGCGATCCGCTCCGCCGCTCTCGAACGTGAAAATCGGGCGATGAAAATGCAGCGCACCTTTAACCGCTCCGGTATTCGTCCACTGCATCAGAACTGTTCCTTTGAGAACTATCGCGTTGAGTGTGAAGGGCAGATGAATGCGTTAAGCAAAGCGCGCCAGTATGTCGAAGAGTTTGACGGCAACATCGCCAGCTTCATCTTTTCTGGTAAGCCAGGAACCGGCAAAAACCATCTGGCGGCGGCAATCTGCAACGAGCTGCTGCTACGCGGTAAATCCGTATTGATCATCACCGTGGCCGATATTATGTCGGCGATGAAAGATACCTTCAGGAATAGCGGTACCAGCGAAGAACAACTGCTTAACGATCTGAGCAACGTTGATCTGCTGGTGATCGATGAGATCGGCGTGCAGACCGAATCGAAATACGAAAAAGTGATCATCAACCAGATCGTCGATCGCCGCTCTTCTTCCAAACGCCCAACCGGGATGCTGACCAACAGTAATATGGAAGAGATGACCAAGTTGCTGGGCGAACGCGTGATGGACCGTATGCGCCTGGGTAACAGTTTGTGGGTGATCTTCAACTGGGATAGCTACCGTAGCCGGGTAACAGGTAAAGAGTATTAA
- the yjjA gene encoding DUF2501 domain-containing protein YjjA gives MMKTVKHLLCCAIAASALISTGVHAASWKDALSSAASELGNQNSTTQEGGWSLASLTNLLSSGNQALSADNMNNAAGILQYCAKQKLASVTDAENIKNQVLEKLGLNSEEQKEDTNYLDGIQGLLKTKDGQQLNLDNIGTTPLAEKVKTKACDLVLKQGLNFIS, from the coding sequence ATGATGAAAACTGTTAAACATCTTCTGTGCTGTGCCATTGCCGCCAGCGCATTAATTTCCACCGGGGTGCATGCTGCGTCCTGGAAAGATGCGCTCTCCAGCGCCGCCAGCGAACTTGGCAACCAAAACAGCACGACACAGGAAGGCGGTTGGTCGCTCGCGTCATTAACTAACTTGCTTAGCAGCGGAAACCAGGCCTTAAGCGCAGATAACATGAACAATGCCGCAGGCATTCTGCAATACTGCGCGAAGCAAAAGCTGGCGTCGGTAACCGATGCCGAAAACATCAAGAACCAGGTGCTGGAAAAGCTGGGCCTGAACAGTGAAGAGCAAAAAGAAGACACCAACTATCTGGACGGCATTCAGGGTTTGCTGAAAACCAAAGATGGTCAGCAACTCAATCTGGATAACATCGGAACAACTCCGCTGGCAGAAAAGGTGAAAACCAAAGCCTGCGATCTGGTGTTAAAACAGGGGCTGAACTTCATTTCCTGA
- the opgB gene encoding phosphatidylglycerol--membrane-oligosaccharide glycerophosphotransferase yields MSELLSFALFLASVLIYAWKAGRNTWWFAATLTVLGLFVVLNITLFASDYFTGDGINDAVLYTLTNSLTGAGVSKYILPGIGIVLGLTAVFGALGWILRRRRHHPHHFGYSLLALLLALGSVDASPAFRQITELVKSQSRDGDPDFAAYYKEPSKTIPDPKLNLVYIYGESLERTYFDNEAFPDLTPELGALKNEGLDFSHTQQLPGTDYTIAGMVASQCGIPLFAPFEGNASASVSSFFPQNICLGDILKNSGYQNYFVQGANLRFAGKDVFLKSHGFDHLYGSEELKSVVADPHYRNDWGFYDDTVLDEAWKKFEELSRSGQRFSLFTLTVDTHHPDGFISRTCNRKKYDFDGKPNQSFSAVSCSQENIATFINKIKASPWFKDTVIVVSSDHLAMNNTAWKYLNKQDRNNLFFVIRGDKPQQETLAVKRNTMDNGATVLDILGGDNYLGLGRSSLSGQSMSEIFLNIKEKTLAWKPDIIRLWKFPKEMKEFTIDQQKNMIAFSGSHFRLPLLLRVSDKRVEPLPESEYSAPLRFQLADFAPRDNFVWVDRCYKMAQLWAPELALSTDWCVSQGQLGGQQIVQHVDKTTWQGKTAFKDTVIDMARYKGNVDTLKIVDNDIRYKADSFIFNVAGAPEEVKQFSGISRPESWGRWSNAQLGDEVKIEYKHPLPKKFDLVITAKAYGNNASRPIPVRVGNEEQTLVLGNEVTTTTLHFDNPTDADTLVIVPPEPVSTNEGNILGHSPRKLGIGMVEIKVVEREG; encoded by the coding sequence TTGTCAGAACTACTCTCTTTCGCCCTTTTTCTCGCCTCTGTGCTGATTTACGCATGGAAAGCGGGACGTAACACCTGGTGGTTTGCAGCCACGTTAACGGTGCTGGGGCTATTTGTCGTTTTAAATATCACCCTGTTTGCCAGCGACTATTTTACTGGCGATGGTATTAACGACGCGGTTCTCTATACCTTAACCAACAGCCTGACCGGTGCTGGCGTCAGCAAATACATTTTGCCGGGTATCGGCATTGTGCTGGGGCTGACAGCGGTGTTCGGTGCGCTGGGCTGGATCCTGCGCCGTCGTCGCCATCATCCGCACCATTTTGGTTACAGCCTGCTGGCGCTCTTACTGGCGCTGGGTTCGGTGGACGCCAGCCCGGCATTTCGTCAGATAACGGAACTGGTGAAATCCCAGTCACGCGACGGCGACCCGGACTTTGCGGCTTATTATAAAGAGCCGTCGAAAACTATCCCTGACCCGAAACTCAACCTGGTTTATATCTACGGCGAAAGTCTCGAGCGGACCTATTTTGATAACGAGGCTTTCCCGGATCTCACGCCTGAACTGGGCGCGTTGAAAAATGAAGGCCTGGATTTCAGCCACACGCAGCAGCTGCCGGGAACAGATTACACGATTGCGGGCATGGTGGCTTCTCAGTGCGGCATACCGCTGTTTGCCCCCTTTGAAGGCAACGCCTCCGCCTCTGTCTCCAGCTTCTTCCCGCAGAACATCTGTCTGGGAGATATCCTGAAAAACTCGGGTTATCAGAACTATTTCGTGCAGGGCGCGAATCTGCGTTTTGCCGGTAAAGATGTGTTCCTGAAGTCGCATGGCTTCGACCACTTATACGGCTCAGAAGAGCTGAAAAGCGTGGTAGCCGACCCGCACTATCGCAACGACTGGGGATTCTACGACGATACCGTTCTCGATGAAGCGTGGAAAAAGTTTGAAGAGCTTTCCCGCTCAGGTCAGCGATTCTCACTGTTTACCCTGACAGTCGATACCCATCACCCGGATGGTTTTATCTCTCGTACCTGTAACCGCAAAAAATATGATTTTGACGGTAAACCGAATCAGTCATTCAGCGCGGTAAGTTGCAGCCAGGAGAACATCGCGACGTTTATCAACAAAATCAAAGCGTCACCGTGGTTTAAAGATACCGTCATCGTCGTCTCTTCTGACCATTTAGCGATGAACAACACGGCGTGGAAATACCTCAATAAGCAGGATCGCAATAACCTGTTTTTTGTCATTCGTGGCGACAAGCCGCAGCAAGAGACGCTGGCAGTGAAGCGTAACACGATGGATAACGGCGCGACGGTGCTGGACATTCTCGGTGGCGATAACTATCTCGGACTTGGTCGTAGCAGTTTATCCGGGCAGTCGATGTCGGAAATCTTCCTCAATATCAAAGAGAAAACATTGGCGTGGAAGCCAGATATCATCCGCCTGTGGAAATTCCCTAAAGAGATGAAAGAGTTCACCATCGACCAGCAGAAAAACATGATTGCCTTCTCGGGTAGCCATTTCCGTTTGCCGCTGCTGTTGCGGGTTTCAGACAAACGCGTGGAACCGCTGCCGGAAAGCGAATACTCAGCACCGCTGCGTTTCCAGCTGGCCGATTTCGCTCCACGCGACAATTTCGTCTGGGTTGACCGTTGCTACAAGATGGCACAACTCTGGGCTCCGGAACTGGCACTTTCCACCGACTGGTGTGTCTCGCAAGGGCAGCTTGGCGGTCAGCAAATTGTTCAGCATGTTGACAAAACAACATGGCAGGGCAAAACGGCATTTAAAGATACGGTCATCGACATGGCGCGTTACAAAGGCAATGTCGATACGCTGAAGATTGTTGATAACGATATTCGCTACAAAGCCGACAGTTTCATCTTTAACGTCGCCGGTGCGCCAGAAGAGGTGAAACAGTTTAGCGGGATTTCCCGTCCGGAGTCGTGGGGCCGCTGGTCCAACGCGCAGCTGGGCGATGAAGTAAAAATCGAGTACAAGCATCCGCTGCCGAAGAAATTTGACCTGGTGATTACCGCCAAAGCATACGGCAATAACGCCAGCCGTCCTATTCCGGTACGCGTAGGCAATGAAGAACAAACTCTTGTGCTGGGCAATGAAGTGACCACCACCACACTGCATTTCGATAACCCAACCGATGCCGACACACTGGTAATTGTGCCGCCGGAACCTGTCTCAACCAACGAAGGGAATATCCTCGGACACTCGCCGCGTAAGCTCGGGATCGGCATGGTGGAAATTAAAGTGGTAGAACGTGAAGGGTAA
- the lgoD gene encoding L-galactonate oxidoreductase, whose translation MSTMNVLICQQPKELVWKQREIPIPGDNEALIKIKSVGICGTDIHAWGGNQPFFSYPRVLGHEICGEIVGLGKNIADLKNGQQVAVIPYVACQQCPACKSGRTNCCEKISVIGVHQDGGFSEYLSVPVANILPADGIDPQAAALIEPFAISAHAVRRAAIAPGEQVLVVGAGPIGLGAAAIAKADGAQVVVADTSPARREHVATRLELPLLDPSAEDFDAQLRAQFGGSLAQKVIDATGNQHAMNNTVNLIRHGGTVVFVGLFKGELQFSDPEFHKKETTMMGSRNATPEDFAKVGRLMAEGKITADMMLTHRYPFATLAETYERDVINNRELIKGVITF comes from the coding sequence ATGTCTACGATGAATGTTTTAATTTGCCAGCAGCCGAAAGAATTAGTCTGGAAACAACGCGAGATACCTATTCCGGGTGACAATGAAGCATTAATAAAAATTAAGTCTGTCGGGATTTGCGGTACCGATATTCATGCCTGGGGTGGAAATCAACCATTTTTTAGTTATCCACGTGTTTTAGGCCATGAAATATGTGGGGAGATTGTTGGGCTGGGTAAAAATATTGCTGATCTTAAAAATGGTCAGCAAGTTGCTGTGATCCCTTATGTTGCCTGTCAGCAATGCCCGGCGTGTAAAAGCGGGCGTACCAATTGCTGTGAAAAAATTTCAGTCATTGGCGTGCATCAGGATGGCGGTTTTAGTGAGTATTTGAGCGTGCCGGTGGCGAACATTTTGCCCGCAGACGGTATTGACCCGCAGGCGGCAGCATTGATTGAACCTTTCGCTATTAGCGCTCATGCGGTGCGTCGCGCAGCCATTGCTCCCGGCGAGCAGGTGCTGGTGGTCGGGGCGGGGCCAATCGGTCTGGGCGCGGCGGCAATCGCTAAAGCCGATGGCGCACAGGTGGTGGTGGCGGATACCAGTCCGGCGCGCCGTGAACATGTGGCAACGCGTCTGGAATTACCTTTACTGGACCCGTCAGCCGAAGATTTTGACGCGCAGCTACGGGCGCAGTTTGGTGGTTCGCTGGCGCAGAAAGTGATCGACGCGACAGGTAATCAACATGCGATGAATAACACCGTGAATTTGATTCGTCACGGCGGCACGGTGGTATTTGTCGGCCTGTTTAAAGGTGAGTTGCAGTTCTCCGATCCGGAATTCCATAAAAAAGAAACGACGATGATGGGCAGCCGCAACGCCACGCCGGAAGATTTTGCTAAAGTCGGTCGACTGATGGCGGAAGGAAAAATCACTGCTGACATGATGTTAACCCATCGCTATCCGTTCGCCACGCTGGCAGAAACCTACGAGCGCGATGTGATTAACAATCGTGAGTTAATTAAAGGCGTAATTACTTTCTGA
- the lgoR gene encoding GntR family transcriptional regulator, whose translation MSRSQNLRHNVINQVIDDMARGHIPSPLPSQSALAEMYNISRTTVRHILSHLRECGVLTQVGNDYVIARKPDHDDGFACTTASMSEQNKVFEQAFFTMINQRQLRPGETFSELQLARAAGVSPVVVREYLLKFGRYNLIHSEKRGQWSMKQFDQSYAEQLFELREMLETHSLQHFLNLPDHDPRWLQAKTMLERHRLLRDNIGNSFRMFSQLDRDFHSLLLSAADNIFFDQSLEIISVIFHFHYQWDESDLKQRNIIAVDEHMTILSALICRSDLDATLALRNHLNSAKQSMIRSINENTRYAH comes from the coding sequence ATGAGTCGTTCACAAAATTTACGCCACAATGTGATTAACCAGGTCATTGATGATATGGCGCGGGGTCATATCCCTTCCCCACTTCCATCGCAAAGTGCGCTGGCGGAAATGTACAACATCAGCCGCACCACAGTGCGTCATATTCTCAGCCACTTACGCGAATGCGGCGTCTTGACGCAGGTTGGAAACGACTATGTTATTGCGCGTAAACCTGACCATGATGACGGTTTCGCCTGTACTACCGCTTCAATGAGTGAACAAAACAAAGTGTTTGAGCAGGCTTTTTTCACGATGATAAACCAGCGCCAGTTACGCCCAGGGGAAACGTTTTCTGAACTGCAACTGGCTCGGGCCGCGGGTGTCAGCCCGGTTGTAGTAAGAGAATATCTTTTAAAATTCGGCCGTTATAATCTTATTCACAGCGAAAAGCGCGGCCAGTGGAGCATGAAGCAATTCGATCAATCCTACGCCGAGCAGCTGTTTGAGCTACGCGAAATGCTCGAAACACATTCACTTCAGCACTTTCTCAACCTGCCTGATCATGATCCCCGCTGGCTGCAGGCGAAAACCATGCTCGAACGTCATCGGCTACTGCGTGACAACATCGGCAATAGCTTTCGCATGTTCTCGCAACTTGACAGAGATTTTCACTCCTTACTGCTTTCAGCTGCCGACAATATCTTTTTTGATCAATCGCTTGAGATCATCTCAGTCATCTTTCATTTTCACTATCAATGGGACGAAAGCGATCTTAAACAGCGCAATATCATTGCCGTCGATGAGCATATGACCATTCTCAGCGCTCTGATTTGCCGCAGTGACCTTGATGCCACCCTTGCGCTCCGTAACCATTTGAATTCAGCTAAACAATCAATGATTCGATCCATTAATGAGAACACGCGTTATGCTCATTAA
- the lgoT gene encoding MFS transporter has translation MEKENITIDPRSSFTPSSSADIPVPPDGLVQRSTRIKRIQTTAMLLLFFAAVINYLDRSSLSVANLTIREELGLSATEIGALLSVFSLAYGIAQLPCGPLLDRKGPRLMLGLGMFFWSLFQAMSGMVHNFTQFVLVRIGMGIGEAPMNPCGVKVINDWFNIKERGRPMGFFNAASTIGVAVSPPILAAMMLVMGWRGMFITIGVLGIFLAIGWYMLYRNREHVELTAVEQAYLNAGSVNARRDPLSFAEWRSLFRNRTMWGMMLGFSGINYTAWLYLAWLPGYLQTAYNLDLKSTGLMAAIPFLFGAAGMLVNGYVTDWLVKGGMAPIKSRKICIIAGMFCSAAFTLIVPQATTSMTAVLLIGMALFCIHFAGTSCWGLIHVAVASRMTASVGSIQNFASFICASFAPIITGFIVDTTHSFRLALIICGCVTAAGALAYIFLVRQPINDPRKD, from the coding sequence GTGGAAAAAGAAAATATCACCATCGATCCGCGTTCTTCATTTACTCCATCTTCGTCGGCAGATATTCCCGTGCCACCAGATGGATTAGTTCAACGCAGTACCCGAATTAAACGCATTCAAACCACCGCCATGTTGTTATTATTTTTTGCGGCGGTAATCAATTATCTCGACCGCAGTTCGCTGTCGGTAGCAAATTTAACGATTCGTGAAGAATTGGGATTAAGTGCCACCGAAATCGGCGCTTTGCTCTCCGTGTTTTCACTCGCTTACGGGATTGCGCAACTTCCTTGCGGCCCACTATTGGATCGTAAAGGCCCACGCCTGATGCTGGGACTGGGGATGTTCTTCTGGTCACTGTTCCAGGCAATGTCTGGCATGGTGCACAACTTTACGCAGTTCGTGTTGGTGCGTATCGGTATGGGGATTGGTGAAGCGCCGATGAACCCATGCGGTGTAAAAGTCATTAACGACTGGTTCAACATCAAAGAGCGCGGACGCCCGATGGGCTTCTTCAACGCAGCTTCTACCATTGGCGTTGCCGTAAGCCCACCGATTCTGGCGGCGATGATGCTGGTGATGGGCTGGCGCGGGATGTTTATTACCATTGGTGTACTGGGGATTTTTCTCGCCATCGGCTGGTATATGCTCTATCGCAACCGCGAGCACGTAGAACTGACTGCCGTTGAGCAAGCTTATCTCAATGCAGGTAGCGTCAATGCCCGCCGAGATCCGCTCAGTTTTGCCGAATGGCGCAGCCTGTTCCGTAACCGTACAATGTGGGGAATGATGCTCGGATTCAGTGGCATCAACTACACTGCGTGGCTGTATCTGGCCTGGCTTCCTGGTTACCTGCAAACAGCCTATAACCTGGATTTAAAAAGCACAGGGTTGATGGCGGCTATCCCTTTCCTGTTTGGGGCTGCCGGGATGCTGGTCAACGGTTACGTTACCGACTGGCTGGTCAAAGGGGGAATGGCTCCGATTAAAAGCCGTAAGATCTGCATTATTGCCGGGATGTTCTGTTCTGCCGCCTTTACGCTGATAGTACCACAAGCGACAACATCCATGACGGCGGTTCTGCTGATTGGCATGGCACTGTTCTGTATTCACTTTGCCGGAACATCCTGCTGGGGCTTGATCCACGTCGCAGTTGCTTCTCGCATGACTGCGTCGGTGGGCAGTATCCAGAACTTTGCCAGCTTCATCTGCGCCTCTTTTGCGCCGATCATTACTGGTTTTATTGTTGATACCACCCACTCATTCCGTCTGGCACTAATCATCTGCGGTTGCGTCACCGCAGCGGGGGCACTGGCGTACATCTTCCTGGTTCGTCAGCCGATCAACGACCCACGTAAAGATTAA
- the tsr gene encoding methyl-accepting chemotaxis protein, giving the protein MLKRIKIVTSLLLVLAVFGLLQLTSGGLFFNALKNDKENFTVLQTIRQQQSTLNGSWVALLQTRNTLNRAGIRYMMDQNNIGSGSTVAELMESASISLKQAEKNWADYEALPRDPRQSTAAAAEIKRNYDIYHNALAELIQLLGAGKINEFFDQPTQGYQDGFEKQYVAYMEQNDRLHDIAVSDNNASYSQAMWILVGVMIVVLAVIFAVWFGIKASLVAPMNRLIDSIRHIAGGDLVKPIEVDGSNEMGQLAESLRHMQGELMRTVGDVRNGANAIYSGASEIATGNNDLSSRTEQQAASLEETAASMEQLTATVKQNAENARQASHLALSASETAQRGGKVVDNVVQTMRDISTSSQKIADIISVIDGIAFQTNILALNAAVEAARAGEQGRGFAVVAGEVRNLAQRSAQAAREIKSLIEDSVGKVDVGSTLVESAGETMAEIVSAVTRVTDIMGEIASASDEQSRGIDQVGLAVAEMDRVTQQNAALVEESAAAAAALEEQASRLTEAVAVFRIQQQQRETSAVVKTVTPAAPRKMAVADSEENWETF; this is encoded by the coding sequence ATGTTAAAACGTATCAAAATTGTGACCAGCTTACTGCTGGTTTTGGCCGTTTTTGGCCTTTTACAACTGACATCAGGCGGTCTGTTCTTTAATGCCTTAAAGAATGACAAAGAAAATTTCACTGTTTTACAAACCATTCGCCAGCAGCAATCCACGCTGAATGGCAGCTGGGTCGCGTTGTTGCAGACGCGTAACACCCTCAACCGCGCGGGTATCCGCTACATGATGGATCAGAATAATATTGGTAGCGGTTCAACCGTTGCTGAGCTGATGGAGAGTGCCAGTATTTCGCTGAAACAGGCGGAAAAAAACTGGGCGGATTACGAAGCGTTGCCGCGTGACCCGCGTCAGAGCACCGCCGCAGCGGCAGAGATCAAACGTAATTACGATATTTATCACAATGCGCTGGCGGAGCTGATCCAACTGTTAGGTGCAGGCAAAATCAACGAGTTCTTTGATCAGCCGACCCAGGGATATCAGGACGGTTTCGAGAAGCAGTATGTGGCTTACATGGAGCAAAACGATCGGCTCCATGATATCGCCGTCAGCGATAACAATGCCTCCTACAGCCAGGCGATGTGGATTCTGGTGGGCGTGATGATCGTCGTACTGGCGGTCATCTTCGCCGTCTGGTTCGGTATTAAAGCCTCGCTGGTAGCGCCAATGAATCGCCTGATTGACAGCATTCGTCATATTGCAGGCGGCGATCTGGTGAAACCGATTGAGGTGGATGGCTCTAATGAGATGGGGCAACTGGCAGAGAGTTTGCGCCATATGCAGGGAGAGCTGATGCGTACCGTCGGTGATGTGCGCAACGGGGCCAATGCCATCTATAGCGGTGCCAGCGAAATCGCCACCGGCAATAACGATCTCTCTTCGCGCACCGAGCAACAGGCCGCTTCGCTGGAAGAGACGGCAGCCAGCATGGAGCAACTGACCGCAACGGTGAAGCAGAACGCCGAAAATGCGCGCCAGGCCAGCCATCTGGCGTTAAGTGCTTCTGAAACGGCGCAACGCGGCGGTAAAGTGGTAGATAACGTGGTGCAGACTATGCGCGATATCTCCACCAGTTCGCAGAAAATCGCCGATATTATCAGCGTAATTGACGGCATTGCCTTCCAGACCAATATTCTGGCTTTGAACGCGGCGGTTGAGGCTGCGCGTGCGGGTGAGCAAGGGCGCGGTTTTGCGGTGGTCGCGGGAGAAGTGCGTAATCTGGCCCAGCGCAGCGCCCAGGCGGCTCGTGAAATTAAAAGCCTGATTGAAGACTCGGTGGGGAAAGTGGATGTTGGCTCTACGCTGGTCGAAAGCGCCGGGGAAACAATGGCGGAGATTGTCAGCGCCGTGACCCGCGTGACGGACATTATGGGCGAAATTGCTTCTGCTTCTGATGAGCAGAGCCGTGGTATCGATCAGGTTGGCTTAGCGGTTGCTGAGATGGACCGGGTAACTCAACAGAACGCCGCGCTGGTGGAAGAGTCTGCCGCTGCCGCCGCCGCGCTGGAAGAGCAGGCCAGTCGCCTGACCGAAGCAGTGGCAGTGTTCCGGATTCAGCAACAGCAGCGTGAAACATCGGCTGTGGTAAAAACCGTGACGCCAGCTGCGCCGCGTAAAATGGCCGTGGCAGATAGCGAGGAGAACTGGGAAACATTTTAA
- the btsT gene encoding pyruvate/proton symporter BtsT: MDTKKIFKHIPWVILGIIGAFCLAVVALRRGEHISALWIVVASVSVYLVAYRYYSLYIAQKVMKLDPTRATPAVINNDGLNYVPTNRYVLFGHHFAAIAGAGPLVGPVLAAQMGYLPGTLWLLAGVVLAGAVQDFMVLFISSRRNGASLGEMIKEEMGPVPGTIALFGCFLIMIIILAVLALIVVKALAESPWGVFTVCSTVPIALFMGIYMRFIRPGRVGEVSVIGIVLLVASIYFGGVIAHDPYWGPALTFKDTTITFALIGYAFVSALLPVWLILAPRDYLATFLKIGVIVGLALGIVVLNPELKMPAMTQYIDGTGPLWKGALFPFLFITIACGAVSGFHALISSGTTPKLLANETDARFIGYGAMLMESFVAIMALVAASIIEPGLYFAMNTPPAGLGITMPNLHEMGGENAPIIMAQLKDVTAHAAATVSSWGFVISPEQILQTAKDIGEPSVLNRAGGAPTLAVGIAHVFHKVLPMADMGFWYHFGILFEALFILTALDAGTRSGRFMLQDLLGNFIPFLKKTDSLVAGIIGTAGCVGLWGYLLYQGVVDPLGGVKSLWPLFGISNQMLAAVALVLGTVVLIKMKRTQYIWVTVVPAVWLLICTTWALGLKLFSTNPQMEGFFYMASQYKEKIANGTDLTAQQIANMNHIVVNNYTNAGLSILFLIVVYSIIFYGFKTWLAVRNSDKRTDKETPYVPIPEGGVKISSHH; encoded by the coding sequence ATGGATACTAAAAAGATATTCAAGCACATACCCTGGGTGATTCTCGGAATCATCGGTGCATTCTGCCTCGCGGTAGTTGCATTACGTCGGGGGGAGCACATCAGCGCCCTGTGGATCGTGGTCGCCTCTGTATCGGTGTATCTGGTGGCGTATCGCTACTACAGTCTGTACATCGCCCAGAAGGTGATGAAACTCGACCCCACGCGCGCGACGCCTGCGGTTATTAACAACGACGGTCTGAACTACGTTCCGACCAACCGTTACGTGTTGTTTGGTCACCACTTCGCCGCTATCGCCGGTGCTGGTCCGCTGGTGGGTCCGGTTCTCGCCGCGCAGATGGGCTACCTGCCTGGCACGCTGTGGCTGCTGGCGGGGGTCGTGCTGGCCGGTGCGGTTCAGGACTTTATGGTGCTGTTTATCTCCTCTCGCCGTAATGGCGCATCTCTTGGTGAGATGATCAAAGAAGAGATGGGACCAGTACCGGGGACTATCGCGCTGTTTGGCTGTTTCTTAATCATGATCATCATCCTCGCCGTCCTGGCGCTGATTGTGGTTAAAGCCCTGGCCGAAAGTCCGTGGGGTGTCTTCACCGTTTGCTCAACCGTACCGATTGCGCTGTTTATGGGTATCTACATGCGCTTTATTCGTCCGGGGCGTGTGGGTGAAGTCTCTGTCATTGGTATCGTGCTGCTGGTTGCCTCTATCTACTTCGGTGGCGTGATTGCTCACGATCCGTACTGGGGTCCGGCACTGACCTTTAAAGACACCACCATTACCTTCGCGCTGATTGGCTATGCGTTTGTTTCCGCACTGCTGCCAGTGTGGCTGATCCTCGCACCGCGCGACTATCTGGCAACCTTCCTGAAAATCGGCGTTATCGTCGGCCTGGCGCTGGGTATCGTGGTGCTGAACCCGGAACTGAAAATGCCTGCCATGACCCAGTACATTGACGGTACTGGCCCGCTGTGGAAAGGCGCTCTGTTCCCGTTCCTGTTCATCACCATCGCCTGTGGTGCGGTATCTGGCTTCCACGCGCTGATCTCTTCCGGTACGACGCCAAAACTGCTGGCTAATGAAACCGACGCGCGTTTCATCGGCTACGGCGCAATGCTGATGGAGTCCTTCGTGGCGATTATGGCGCTGGTTGCTGCGTCCATCATCGAACCGGGTCTTTACTTCGCGATGAACACCCCGCCTGCTGGCCTTGGCATCACCATGCCTAACCTGCATGAAATGGGTGGCGAGAACGCGCCGATCATCATGGCGCAGCTGAAAGACGTTACCGCACACGCGGCAGCGACCGTCAGCTCCTGGGGCTTCGTGATTTCGCCAGAGCAGATCCTGCAAACCGCGAAAGACATTGGTGAGCCTTCTGTCCTGAACCGTGCAGGTGGCGCGCCGACGCTGGCGGTAGGTATCGCGCACGTGTTCCACAAAGTGCTGCCGATGGCTGACATGGGCTTCTGGTATCACTTCGGTATTCTGTTCGAAGCCCTGTTCATCCTGACCGCGCTGGATGCGGGTACCCGTTCTGGCCGCTTTATGCTGCAAGACCTGCTGGGTAACTTTATCCCGTTCCTGAAAAAAACCGACTCTCTGGTTGCCGGTATCATTGGTACTGCGGGCTGTGTGGGTCTGTGGGGCTACCTGCTGTATCAGGGCGTGGTCGATCCGCTGGGCGGCGTTAAGAGCCTGTGGCCGCTGTTCGGTATCTCCAACCAGATGCTGGCAGCCGTAGCGCTGGTACTGGGCACCGTTGTGCTGATTAAGATGAAGCGCACCCAATACATCTGGGTAACTGTTGTTCCGGCTGTATGGCTGCTTATCTGCACCACCTGGGCGCTGGGCCTGAAACTGTTCAGCACCAACCCGCAGATGGAAGGCTTCTTCTACATGGCAAGCCAGTACAAAGAGAAGATTGCTAACGGTACTGACCTGACGGCGCAGCAGATTGCCAATATGAACCACATCGTTGTGAACAACTACACCAACGCAGGTCTGAGTATTCTGTTCCTGATTGTGGTGTACAGCATCATCTTCTACGGTTTCAAAACCTGGCTTGCGGTGCGTAACAGCGACAAACGTACTGACAAAGAAACACCGTACGTTCCAATCCCGGAAGGCGGCGTGAAGATCTCTTCGCACCACTAA